Sequence from the Symbiopectobacterium purcellii genome:
AGGGTGCGACAGTGCGCAGCAGACCGCGCACCAGCGTCGTTTTGCAGGCGCGGTAGTACCCCAGTATCTGGATCTTGACGCACAACCTGCCGGAGGAAAAAACCATGCACTACGTTAATATGCTGTTGTTTGATATCTACCCTTATCTGGCTGGCACGGTTTTTCTGGTGGGAAGCTGGCTGCGCTATGACTATGGGCAATACTCATGGCGTGCCGGTTCTAGCCAGATGCTGGATAAAAAGGGCATGCGCTTGGCCTCAAACCTGTTTCACCTGGGGATCTTAGGGATTTTTGCTGGTCACTTTTTGGGGATGCTTACACCGCACTGGATGTATGAAGCCTTTTTGCCCATTGAGGTAAAGCAAAAAATGGCGATGATTGGTGGTGGATCGGCCGGTGTACTGACGTTCGTGGGCGGTATTTTGTTGCTTAAGCGCCGGCTCACTCATCCGCGCATTCGCGCTACATCGAGCGTAGGCGATATTCTCATCCTGTCGTTGTTGGTGATTCAGGCCGGGTTGGGGCTGTTGACCATTCCGTTTTCCGCGCAGCACATGGACGGCAGCGAAATGATGAAATTGGTCGGCTGGGCGCAGTCGATTGTGACCTTCCACGGCGGCGCATCGGCACACCTGGAAGGTGTTGCCTGGGTGTTCAAACTGCATATTGTGCTCGGGTTGACCCTGTTTGTGATGTTTCCGTTCTGCCGCCTGGTTCACATCTGGAGCGCGCCGGTAGAATATCTCACGCGTCGTTATCAGTTGGTGCGCAATCGCCGCTAAGCGATACCGATATAGAAAATCCCGCCGTTATTCAGCGGGATTTTTTTTGTTCCTGTATTGCTGTTATTTAAACAGCCCCAGCACAAAATTCAGGATCAGCGATGGAATGGTGAAATCCGGGTCAGCAAAGGTCACCCCTTTCGCGCCCAGATCGGCAAACAGCGGCAGCGTAAGGGCAGGCAATACACAAAGCAACAGCCCATTGATAAAGCTGGCAACGATGGCACCTCTGAATCCGCCAGTCGCATTGCCGAAAATGGCTGCTGCGCCGCCGGTGATAAAGCTCGCCATAATGCCGGGGACAATGATCGGCAGGCCGATAAACGGAAAGATCAAAATACAAATCAACTCAACCAGGAAGCTCACCAAAAAACCGATCAGCGTCGCGTTCGGCGCTTTATCGAACAACACCATCACGTCAACCGCAGGAACTGCTCCGGGGGCGAAGACTTTGGCAAATCCCTTAAATGCCGGAACGATTTCAGCCGTAAACAGGCCGACGCCCGCTTTTGCCAAATAGAGACCACAGGCGAAGGTAGCGGATTGCTCCAAAATGAAAATCAGCACGTTTTTATCCGCCGCGCCGCTACCATATACCATTACCATGGCGTCTTTAATTTGCGGTTGGGTGGCAAAAATGCAGGAGATAACCAGCAAGATAAGCATGGTCAGCAACGTGGCGACATTCGGCTCGCGCAAAAAGTCGAAGCGATTACTGATTTCCAAATGCTCGGTGTCATGCTGGGTGTTACCAAACCATTTCCCCATGTAAGAGCCTAGAATATAGGAGGAAATTGCCGCATGGGAGATAGAGTATTCATCAGAACCGATGATTTTACGGCTGAATCGCCCTAACACATGAGGAGCAAATGCCATGTAGAACCCGATGAATACCGATGCGATGATAACGATAGACATCACGCTGTAGCCTAATTGCGCTAAGACGGCGGTCAGCGCGAAGGCCATAAACAACACCAGATGCAGCGATAAATAGATATTTTTCATACGGGTAAAACGAGCTAACAAGATATTGATGATCATAGAGAACAGCAATATCAATGCTGCGGTGGCACCTATTTTGTCAATAGTCGCTGCCATAATGGCTTCATTGCTGGGCACGACACCAACAATGTTAAAGGCATGAGAAAATAAACTGCTAAAAGCGGTAAGCACTTTCATTAAAATGCCGCCACCCACTTTTATCATGGTAAAACCAATAAAAGACAGAAATGTCCCGGTTATTAATCGCGATAGCGTGGCTTTTTGGAATAATAATCCTAAAAAAGCGACGATGGCGATGATGACAGACGGCGTTTTAACCAGACTTAATAATATGTCCATGTTGACCCTGTAGATATAGTGATGACTAACGTACTTGCATAACAGCGGCTCTTGGCACAGCGGTACAGGAGAACAAACGTGGCCGTTCCCGCCAATGTTATGCGACATGCGTTGACGTTATTAAGAGCCTATCCCAATTGGCCACCTTTCCTGCCTGCGTGAACTGTAATTTCGGCATACTCTCGGTGGCGCAAACAGGCTGCGTCAATGACGCCTATTGGGATAGGCTCTGCATCTTTAAAATTTAGCGTTACGATAATTATTACCCTATTACTACAGCACGAATAACACATTTTTCTCAGCGTATTTTTTTTAATATGAGATCTGAATCTAAAAAAATAAAACACCGCTCCCAAATTGTAAAACATTGTTTCTTTCTTTTGTAAATAAGAATACTGCTAATTAACACAAGGTGGTTTTACTAGTTGGTTTTTCTGGGTAAACACTGGTTAATTTTTTGTTATTGTTCTTTTGTAAAATATCAATCATAAAGAGTTTTATCTATCGAATAGGTTTTATTTTTTGTTTTAAGAATGAAACTACACGCTATTAAATATGATGAATTTTCTTAGGTTGGTCGGGCGGTATTAATAGTAAACCTTTAATCTTCAATTACATTGTCCATAAAGCGTTGCAACGCAAGATAACTTGCTCGCTGCCATTTTTGCCTATACTTGATCAAGAACGGGTCGTTCGCGTGTGTCTTGGATACGCGTTTTCATGGGTAAAACACGAGGTGGTTATGGGAATCTTGTCCTGGATTATCTTTGGGTTGATCGCCGGTATTTTGGCAAAATGGATCATGCCGGGCAAAGACGGGGGTGGTCTTATTATTACGGTACTGCTCGGCATCGTCGGCGCGGTGGTGGGCGGTTATATCAGCACTTTCTTTGGGTTTGGTCGCGTGGACGGTTTCAATCTTGGCAGCTTTTGTGTTGCAGTGATTGGCGCTCTGGTGGTGCTATTGGTGTACCGTAAAATTCGTGAGTAATCGACGGTGGCGGGATAACTTTCCCGCCTTTATCCCTATAGATAAGGCCACAGGGTGAGGCCCAGCAGCAGGATTCCACCGCCGAGATTGATAGTGGTTTCCATCCTCCGCATAGTGATTGTGCGCGCCGAACGCAGCAGCACCAGCGTTGTCAGCAGTAACCACCCGCCCATGATGGCGACGTGCACCGTTGCCAGCGCCATAAAACTCATCGCGCTCTGTGCCAGTCTATCACGCTCAGGCGCGGCGCCGGCAAACAGAGGCACTACCGTCACATACAGTAAAATGGCTTTGATATTGAGCACATTGGCAACGTAGGCAGTGCGAATCCCCAATGAACGTCCGGACGCAGGGGCGTGTGCAGAACCTTGCCAGCCGCGTTGTATCAGGCGCAATGCCAGATAGACCAGGTAGCCGGTGCCGAGCAGTGTGAGCACGCGCATCAGTACGGGATAGTGTAGCAACAGCGCTGAGATCCCAATGCTTGCCAGTATCGCGTGCGTATATATGCCCAATGCGGTGCCGGCAATTATACGCAGTACGCCACGAGCACCCTGTGTCACCGCATTATTGAGCGCTAACGTTAAGCTGGCCCCAGGTGCCAGGGCGATGGGCATCATGGTAGCGATAAATCCGATTACATCCATGTGGTTAGCCGAAAAAGTGTCTGTTTGCTGATGGTAGCAAATCGTGACCTGAAAGGCTGTGACAAGAAGAGAAGATTTGGCGTTGAATAGCAAACCCGGGCTGAACCCGGGTAGGTGGTGGTTAATGGGTAACAATCACATCCAGTGCGCGCAGGTGCTCTGGTTGCCAGGAGAGCATTAATTCTGTGCCGGGCTTCCAGTGTGGCTGAATTTCGCTGGCAGGCAGTTTCACCATAAAGGACGATTGCCCTGCGACCTCCGTCATCATACGTACATGATCGCCCAGATAAATAAACTGCTGAATACGCGCACGGACCTGTTCTGAACCGGCGGTCAGCGGATTGGCGTTGACGCGAATACGTTCCGGACGGATACACAGACTGATTTTTTTGCCGGGCGAACTCGGGCGAACCTTGAGGGCGTGTAAAATAGTGCCGTCGTCCAATGTTGCCAGATAGTAATCACCATCCATGCCGCTTTGCGTGGCAACCAGCGTATTATTTTCACCGATGAACTGTGCAACAAAGGTGTTCTGCGGGCGTTCATAAATATCGCTCGGGCTGTCCATTTGCTGGATGATGCCATCATTGAACACGGCAACGCGGTTCGACATGGTCATGGCTTCGCTTTGATCGTGAGTCACATACACAACGGTCAGATCCAGTGATTCATGCAGCGCTTTAATCTCCAACTGCATGTGCTCGCGCAACTGTTTATCCAATGCGCCCAACGGCTCATCCATCAGCACCAGCTTCGGTTCAAAGACTAAAGCGCGCGCCAGTGCCACACGCTGTTGCTGCCCACCGGACATCTGCGCCGGGTAGCGATCCGCCAGGGCGGTCAGCTTGACGCGATCCAGAACGCGATCCACCTTCTCCTTGATATCACTCTTGTTCATACGACGAATGGAGAGGGGAAACGCCAGATTCTCGGCAACCGTCATATGTGGGAACAGTGCATAGTTCTGGAACACCATGCCAATGCCGCGCTGGTGTGGCGGCAGGCTGTGCAGCGGGGTATCTTTCAGTAAGATTTCGCCTTGAGTGGGGGTTTCAAACCCGGCCAACATCATCAAACTGGTGGTTTTACCGGAGCCGGAAGGGCCCAGCAGGGTTAAAAATTCCCCTTCCTGGATGTCCAGATTCAGGTTCTTGACCACCAGACGATCGCCGTCGTAGGTTTTCTGAATATTCTTGAAGCTGACGTAGGTTCTCATGCGTCCAATCTCTCGCGTAACAGTATTATCACAGCCGTAATGCATAAAGCATGCCCACTCAATGAAATCGTTGTGTAACTAAGCGGTTAAAAGTCAAAACAGGGTGTGAACGGTTATTGTTATGCGCCATCGTGGGGCGTCATTGCGGTGGTTTGCTTGCGTGTGGTGCAGTGCGCCGCAGGAGCAGCGC
This genomic interval carries:
- the narI gene encoding respiratory nitrate reductase subunit gamma, whose translation is MHYVNMLLFDIYPYLAGTVFLVGSWLRYDYGQYSWRAGSSQMLDKKGMRLASNLFHLGILGIFAGHFLGMLTPHWMYEAFLPIEVKQKMAMIGGGSAGVLTFVGGILLLKRRLTHPRIRATSSVGDILILSLLVIQAGLGLLTIPFSAQHMDGSEMMKLVGWAQSIVTFHGGASAHLEGVAWVFKLHIVLGLTLFVMFPFCRLVHIWSAPVEYLTRRYQLVRNRR
- a CDS encoding PTS ascorbate transporter subunit IIC → MDILLSLVKTPSVIIAIVAFLGLLFQKATLSRLITGTFLSFIGFTMIKVGGGILMKVLTAFSSLFSHAFNIVGVVPSNEAIMAATIDKIGATAALILLFSMIINILLARFTRMKNIYLSLHLVLFMAFALTAVLAQLGYSVMSIVIIASVFIGFYMAFAPHVLGRFSRKIIGSDEYSISHAAISSYILGSYMGKWFGNTQHDTEHLEISNRFDFLREPNVATLLTMLILLVISCIFATQPQIKDAMVMVYGSGAADKNVLIFILEQSATFACGLYLAKAGVGLFTAEIVPAFKGFAKVFAPGAVPAVDVMVLFDKAPNATLIGFLVSFLVELICILIFPFIGLPIIVPGIMASFITGGAAAIFGNATGGFRGAIVASFINGLLLCVLPALTLPLFADLGAKGVTFADPDFTIPSLILNFVLGLFK
- a CDS encoding GlsB/YeaQ/YmgE family stress response membrane protein, which translates into the protein MGILSWIIFGLIAGILAKWIMPGKDGGGLIITVLLGIVGAVVGGYISTFFGFGRVDGFNLGSFCVAVIGALVVLLVYRKIRE
- a CDS encoding LysE family translocator, producing MDVIGFIATMMPIALAPGASLTLALNNAVTQGARGVLRIIAGTALGIYTHAILASIGISALLLHYPVLMRVLTLLGTGYLVYLALRLIQRGWQGSAHAPASGRSLGIRTAYVANVLNIKAILLYVTVVPLFAGAAPERDRLAQSAMSFMALATVHVAIMGGWLLLTTLVLLRSARTITMRRMETTINLGGGILLLGLTLWPYL
- a CDS encoding ABC transporter ATP-binding protein — translated: MRTYVSFKNIQKTYDGDRLVVKNLNLDIQEGEFLTLLGPSGSGKTTSLMMLAGFETPTQGEILLKDTPLHSLPPHQRGIGMVFQNYALFPHMTVAENLAFPLSIRRMNKSDIKEKVDRVLDRVKLTALADRYPAQMSGGQQQRVALARALVFEPKLVLMDEPLGALDKQLREHMQLEIKALHESLDLTVVYVTHDQSEAMTMSNRVAVFNDGIIQQMDSPSDIYERPQNTFVAQFIGENNTLVATQSGMDGDYYLATLDDGTILHALKVRPSSPGKKISLCIRPERIRVNANPLTAGSEQVRARIQQFIYLGDHVRMMTEVAGQSSFMVKLPASEIQPHWKPGTELMLSWQPEHLRALDVIVTH